The sequence below is a genomic window from Flagellimonas marinaquae.
TAGGAGGTCTTTTTTCCGGCTATGCCATACTGGACGGCTTTGATTTTGGTGCCGGGGCATGGCATCTCTTTTTAAAGAAAGAGAACAGTCGCAGGATCGCTTTAAATGCCGTTGGACCGGTGTGGGATGGTAACGAAGTTTGGCTGGTGATTGGTGGTGGAGCTCTTTTTGCTGGGTTCCCTGTTATGTATGCCACCATGTTTTCGTCCCTTTACGTTCCTTTTATGCTGTTTTTGGTATTTATTATATTCCGGGCCATATCCATAGAGTTTAGGGGCAAAGAGCCGATGTTGTGGTGGCGAAATCTATGGGATGTTAGCTACAGTGTGTCCAGTATTATGCTGGCTTTTTTGTTGGGGGTTGTACTGGGCAATGTGCTACAAGGAATTGCAATAGGGGAGAATTACCAATACCAAGGGGGTGTGCTGTTCGAGTTTTTAAACCCATATGCTCTAATGACGGGATTTACCACGTTGTCACTTTTTATGGCACACGGCGCCATTTTTTTGCTCTTAAAGACCGAGGGCAGGTTGTTCGCCAAGTTAACACGCCTTTTAAAAAGAGGAATGATATTTTTTATGGTTAGTTTTGCGGTGACCACCCTTTATACCTTGATCTATATTCCCCATTTGTCGGACGATTTTAAAAGTAATCCGGCACTTTTTGTTATACCCCTGCTTACCTTTCTCAGTATTGCCAACGTACCCAGGTTGGCCGAAAAGCGCAGGTATAAATCTGCGTTTTTGTTTTCCTCGTTGACCATTGCCTTTTTATTGGTTTTGGTAGCAGTGGAACTATATCCGGTACTGTTGCGTTCTTCGATAGACCCACAATATAATATTGACATCTACAATGCAGCATCTTCAACAAAATCCTTACAGATTATGATGGTAATAGTGGCCATTGGAACTCCATTGGTGCTGTTCTATACCATTTTTGTGTACAAGACCTTTTGGGGAAAAGTAAAATTGGACGAGACCAGTTATTGATTTTGGATTTTTTGTTCCAATTAAAAAAAAAGCATCAAGCACAGTGCTCTTTTTTGTGTGTGACTTAAGTCACTTTATATCTCCTTGGGTACCATTACATTTGGGTAAATCATAGAAAAAATGTCCAAAATAGTTGTTTTGGGAGCTGGTATTGCAGGCCATGTTGCTGCCTCCCATCTTAGAAGAAAGCTCTCCAAGGAGCATGAGGTTGTGGTAGTTTCACCAAACAGTAATTATCAATGGATCCCATCCAATATTTGGGTAGGGATAGGGAGAATGAAACCAAAGGATATTCTGTTCCCATTAGCACCTCTTTACAAAAAAAAGCAAATTGATTATAAACAGGCCAAAGCGATAAGTTTTCATCCAGAAGGTGATAATAACGAACCAAGACCCTATGTTTTGGCGGAATATGTCGATGGTGATGAAAAAGGAACGACTGAAAAGGTTACCTACGATTACTTGATCAATGCCACAGGACCAAAACTCAACTTTGAAGGAACCGAAGGACTCTCACCGGGTAAGAACAAAGCACATTCCGTTTGTACCTACACCCATGCACAAGAAGCTTGGATTGCCTTGGAAGGCCTAATTAAACAAATGAAGGAAGGTAAAAAGATTAAAATATTGATTGGAACGGGCCATGCCAAATCAACCTGTCAAGGAGCTGCTTTTGAGTACATTTTAAATGTAGAACAAGAACTCAGAAGACATAAGGTCAGGGATATGGCCGAAATTACTTGGATTTCCAACGAATACCATCTTGGAGACTTTGGAATGGACGGCATGCTTATGAGCTATGGAAGCAACATTATGAAGTCGAATGAAATGGTGGAAATGATCTTTGAGGATCGTGGTATCAATTGGATTTTGGGAGCAGCCGTAAACAAGGTAGAGGACGGATTGGTCCATTACGAGAACTTGGACGGTGATCACAAACAAAAAACCTACGATTTCGCCATGCTCATACCTGCTTTTTCCGGTCATGGATTTAAAGCCTACAATAAAGAAGGGGCGGATATTACGGATAAACTTTTTAGGGGATTTATGATCGTTGATGCCGATTACACACCAAAACCGTACGAGGAATGGAGTGTTCAGGACTGGCCCGAAACCTATCAAAATCCGTCTTACCCCAATATTTTTGCGCCGGGAATTGCCTTTGCCCCGCCACACAGTATATCCAAACCAAGAAAGAGCAAGAACGGTACGGATATTACACCGGCGCCTCCCAGAACAGGTATGCCTTCGGGGATAACCGCAAAGTTGGTGGCCGATAACATTATAGATATGATCAAACACTCGAGCAATAAAATGCATCACAAAGGATCTATGGGCAATATGGGTGCCGCTTGTATTGCATCCGCAGGTTTTGGAATGACCAAGGGTAGCGGTGTGAGCATTACTACCTTTCCGATTGTTCCCGATTATAACAAATATCCCGATACACAGGGCAGAAAATTGGGCAAGACTTTTGGTACCATTGGTTTGGCAGGCCACTGGTTGAAACTGGCATTGCACTATGCCTTTATTTATAAAGCAAAAATGAAACCTTTTTGGTGGTTAATTCCTGAATAGATTAGTTATGACACGCAGAATATCCAAATACAAACGATTTACAATGATGAACCCTATAATCCAATTCTTCAAGTTCATTTATTTGAGCATCAAAGTATTGGTCGTAGTGGCAGGAGGTCACGGTGGAACCCGAGACGCATAATAATAAATAGGTCTCAGAACTAAAATTGCCTCAATACAGGAGTACACCTCTTAACGGACCCAGTATTGAGGTTTTTTATGCGATATTCTCGGTAACTCATGTTACTGTGTAAGTCTGACAGCAAATCTAATTTTGCTTCAAATCAATTAGGTATATGAAGCGATTATTAGTATTAATGATATTCTTTTTTGCTCAGGGTCAATTTTTTGCCCAAGAGCATGTCGGAATCTCCTTGGAAGACGTCCTGATCAAGGTACAGGAGTCCAATGCCAGTATCAAGGTATCCGAATATGAGGCCAAGATGGCCAAATATGATTATCGGTTTTCCAATTCCATTTTTTTGCCGCAGATATCGGTTTCACATACTGGATTGGCGACCACAAATCCTTTAATGGCGTTTGGCTCCAAACTCAATCAAGAGATTTTGACCCAGGCCGATTTTAACCCTGATTTGTTGAACGACCCCGATCAAATTGAGAACTATGCCACAAAAATTTCAGTGGAACAACCCTTGATCAACCTGGATGGTTTCTATCAGCGTAAAGCGGCCAAGACCACCATGGAGGCCAAGGAGCTTCAAGCCATGCGGACCAGGGACTATCTCAATTTTGAAGCCCAAAAGGCCTATGGTCAATTACAACTGGCTCACCAAGCCGTAGCCGTGTTGCAAAAAGCTTTTGAAGCTGCAAATGCCAATTTGAACACGGCACAGAACAGTTATGACCAAGGGCTGCTTCAAAAAGCCGATTTGTTGGAGGTGAAAGTGAGGGTAACGGAAGTATCGGACCAATTGAAAACAGCCAAGAGCAACGTGCAAAATGCTTCGGATTACTTGGCATTTCTAATGAACGAACATGGGGGTGTTATTTATGAACCATCAGAAGAATTGGTGCCAGTCAGACCAGGAGGACCTTTAGAAGGCTCACTGGAAAATAGGGCCGATGTTAAGGCAATGGACCTAGTGTCCGAAGCTTACAAAGCCAATATGAAAGCCGATAAAATGACCTTTTTACCAAGATTGAATGCTTTCGCCAGTTATGAAATGTACGATGACGAAATATTCCGGGCCGATGCGAACGGATATATTATAGGGGCAAGTTTAAGTTGGGATGTGTTTAAAGGGTCTCAACGCTTTTCCAAAGCAGGAAAGAGCAAAACCAATTATGAAAAAGCAAAACAAGAATACGAGCAGTACGTCGCCAAAAGTTCTATGGAGCTTCAACGCACCAAGCGGATGGTCGAAAATGCCGAGAGCAGGCTTCAGACCTCAAAATTGGCTATGGAGCAATCTGAAGAATCGTTAAGGATACGTACCAATAGATTCAAGGAGGGTCTGGAAAAAACTACCGACCTACTGATGGCCGAAGCCACTTTAGCGGAAAAGCAACTGGCTTATTATCAAACCATATTTGAATACAATCAAGCACAATCCTTATTAACATTTTTAACCAAAGAATAATTGCAAGATGAAAAACACTACGATATATAAAAGTTTTATGCTGACCGTCTCCTTGGGCTTTTTGCTTATAGGTTGTGGAAGTGATGAAAAACAGCCGGCTGACAACACGGAAGCAGTACCGGTAACCATCGGCGAAGTAACCATAGGCGATAGCTCTACCATATTGGCAGGAAGTGGTCAGATTAAAGCCGTGAATAGTGCCAATTTGAGCACCCGAATGATGGGCCATGTGGAATCCATCCCTGTGAAAATAGGTCAGAAGGTAAATAAAGGAGATTTGCTGATCTCTATCAACAACGTGGACCTACGCGCCAAAAAAGCACAAGTGGAGGCATCCATTACCGAAGCTCAGGTGGCATTTAACAATGCCAAGAAAGATTATGAAAGGTTCCAGAACCTTTTTAACGAAAGCAGTGCTTCACAAAAGGAGTTGGATGATGTGACTGCGCGCTACGAAATGGCAAAAGCCAGATTGGAGGCCGCAAACCAAATGAAGAACGAGGTAAACTCCCAGTTTGCTTATACCAACATCAGGGCCCCATTCAATGGCGTGGTCACCAACACCTATATTGACGAAGGCGATATGGCCAACCCAGGGGTGCCGTTGGTTTCTGTGGAATCCCCAGCAACAGGGTTTGAAGTAGAGGCCAAAGTGGCGGAGAACAGCATTTCAGCGATCGAAGTTGGAACCAAAGCCCACATTTTGGTTAAAGCATTGAATACCACAATTGCTGGAAAAGTGTCCGAGTTGAGTGCCTCGGCACAAAATACAGGCGGGCAATATGTAATGAAAGTAAGCTTGGACGATACGGATGCCAAGATTTTGTCAGGTATGTATGCAACCGTTAGGCTCGAGGCGGAAATGGAGAGCGATGGTAAAACAGTTGTTACCGTTCCGTCCGAAGCCTTGGTGCACAAAGGCCAACTAACAGGTGTTTATACGCTAGGGCAGGACAATGTAGCGCTTTTGCGTTGGTTGCGTTTGGGCGAGAGTTATGGAGATGAGGTGGAAGTATTATCTGGTTTGTCCCAAGGAGATCAGTATATCGTGTCGGCCGAAGGAAAGTTGTACAACGGAGCTAAAGTAAGTATTCAGTAACCCAAAAAAGCTAACAATGAAAGACGGACTTGCAGGAAAAATAGCCAAAGGGTTTATCAGCTCCAAACTAACGGTGCTCCTAATGATCGTGTTCATGGTCATTGGGGTGTACAGTTCCTTCCTTATCCCAAGGGAAGAAGAGCCACAGATAGA
It includes:
- the cydB gene encoding cytochrome d ubiquinol oxidase subunit II: METFLGLDYPTWWFLVVGGLFSGYAILDGFDFGAGAWHLFLKKENSRRIALNAVGPVWDGNEVWLVIGGGALFAGFPVMYATMFSSLYVPFMLFLVFIIFRAISIEFRGKEPMLWWRNLWDVSYSVSSIMLAFLLGVVLGNVLQGIAIGENYQYQGGVLFEFLNPYALMTGFTTLSLFMAHGAIFLLLKTEGRLFAKLTRLLKRGMIFFMVSFAVTTLYTLIYIPHLSDDFKSNPALFVIPLLTFLSIANVPRLAEKRRYKSAFLFSSLTIAFLLVLVAVELYPVLLRSSIDPQYNIDIYNAASSTKSLQIMMVIVAIGTPLVLFYTIFVYKTFWGKVKLDETSY
- a CDS encoding NAD(P)/FAD-dependent oxidoreductase, producing MSKIVVLGAGIAGHVAASHLRRKLSKEHEVVVVSPNSNYQWIPSNIWVGIGRMKPKDILFPLAPLYKKKQIDYKQAKAISFHPEGDNNEPRPYVLAEYVDGDEKGTTEKVTYDYLINATGPKLNFEGTEGLSPGKNKAHSVCTYTHAQEAWIALEGLIKQMKEGKKIKILIGTGHAKSTCQGAAFEYILNVEQELRRHKVRDMAEITWISNEYHLGDFGMDGMLMSYGSNIMKSNEMVEMIFEDRGINWILGAAVNKVEDGLVHYENLDGDHKQKTYDFAMLIPAFSGHGFKAYNKEGADITDKLFRGFMIVDADYTPKPYEEWSVQDWPETYQNPSYPNIFAPGIAFAPPHSISKPRKSKNGTDITPAPPRTGMPSGITAKLVADNIIDMIKHSSNKMHHKGSMGNMGAACIASAGFGMTKGSGVSITTFPIVPDYNKYPDTQGRKLGKTFGTIGLAGHWLKLALHYAFIYKAKMKPFWWLIPE
- a CDS encoding TolC family protein, with translation MKRLLVLMIFFFAQGQFFAQEHVGISLEDVLIKVQESNASIKVSEYEAKMAKYDYRFSNSIFLPQISVSHTGLATTNPLMAFGSKLNQEILTQADFNPDLLNDPDQIENYATKISVEQPLINLDGFYQRKAAKTTMEAKELQAMRTRDYLNFEAQKAYGQLQLAHQAVAVLQKAFEAANANLNTAQNSYDQGLLQKADLLEVKVRVTEVSDQLKTAKSNVQNASDYLAFLMNEHGGVIYEPSEELVPVRPGGPLEGSLENRADVKAMDLVSEAYKANMKADKMTFLPRLNAFASYEMYDDEIFRADANGYIIGASLSWDVFKGSQRFSKAGKSKTNYEKAKQEYEQYVAKSSMELQRTKRMVENAESRLQTSKLAMEQSEESLRIRTNRFKEGLEKTTDLLMAEATLAEKQLAYYQTIFEYNQAQSLLTFLTKE
- a CDS encoding efflux RND transporter periplasmic adaptor subunit, coding for MKNTTIYKSFMLTVSLGFLLIGCGSDEKQPADNTEAVPVTIGEVTIGDSSTILAGSGQIKAVNSANLSTRMMGHVESIPVKIGQKVNKGDLLISINNVDLRAKKAQVEASITEAQVAFNNAKKDYERFQNLFNESSASQKELDDVTARYEMAKARLEAANQMKNEVNSQFAYTNIRAPFNGVVTNTYIDEGDMANPGVPLVSVESPATGFEVEAKVAENSISAIEVGTKAHILVKALNTTIAGKVSELSASAQNTGGQYVMKVSLDDTDAKILSGMYATVRLEAEMESDGKTVVTVPSEALVHKGQLTGVYTLGQDNVALLRWLRLGESYGDEVEVLSGLSQGDQYIVSAEGKLYNGAKVSIQ